In Nostoc sphaeroides, the genomic window ACTACATTTGCCACCAAACGCCCACCCGGCTTTAGTGCTTCCCAGCAAACATCAAAAAGTCCCGTTGCTGTCACCCCACCACCAATAAAAATCGCATCTGGTGTAGGCAAATCTTTTAAAGCATCGGGCGCTTTACCTTCAATGATTTGCAGATTTGGAGTACCGAGAGTGGCGGCATTATCAGCAATATATATTAGTCTAGAAGCATTTTGTTCGATCGCGATCGCTCGACACCGAGCATTACTCCGCATCCATTCAATAGAAATTGAACCGCAACCCGCGCCCACATCCCACAATAATTCTCCCGGTGTCGGTGCTAAAGCTGCTAAAGTAATTGCCCTAACTTCACGCTTCGTTAACTGTCCATCGTGGTGGTAGGCGTTATCTGGTAATCCTGGTAATCTTGGTAAAGGGATAACGCCAGGATCAGCAATACAATAAACTGCGATCGCATTTAAAGCCGCAACTTCAACTTCACTCCAGGATGCAGCCGTACCTTCCACAATTCTTTCATGAGCGCCGCCCATGCGCTCCAATACGGTGATTTTGCTGCCACCATAGCCGCGATTTGTCAAAATCTCAGCAACAATGGCGGGTGTGTCCTTCCCTTCACTCAAAATCAACAGCCGCGCTTTTGGATAAATGTAAGACTGGAGTAGGGAGGATGGACGACCATTCAAACTTAAGGTTTCCACCTCAGTTAAAGACCATCCAACCCTGGCACAGGCGAGGCTGAAGGCTGAAGGTGCGGGGATAATCGTCATTTCAGACACGGGAATTCGCCGCATGAAGGTAACACCAATGCCGTAACACATCGGATCGCCGCTTGCAAGTATGCAAATTGACTCACCCCGACGCTGGATGATTTCGTCTACAGAGGCGCTAATGGGGGATGTCCAGACTAGTTTCTCACGTTGGTCATCTGTAGGGAGCATCGATAAATGGCGATCGCCTCCCACAATTACTTTAGCTTGATTGAGGAGAGAACGAGCGATCGCGCTTAACCCCTGTAATCCATCTTCGCCAATGCCGACGATAGAAAGCCATTTTTCTGTCATACTAATTCATGATTAATCCTTTATCGGCGATTACAAATAAGTAATCTCCTTGTTAGGGTCAGCGCGACGAGTCAAATCATAGCCTTTACCAATTTGCTCATAAACAGCCATTTCTTGAATTTATCACAAATTTTTATAGTGAACAGTTAAGAGTTCTGAGTTACCAGTGAAGACTAGTGACGAAGGGTTTGTAGTGAGCGATTTATCGCTCAAATCAAGGACTAAAGTCCTTACTACGAACTTTTATAACCCTTCAGAATTAATGGGAGAGACTACTAAGCTGTTGCGTATTTAATTTGTATATGCGATGCGCTCATGTTGCCCGCACTACAATAATTTTACGTTTTCGTGTTATACAATTTAGCTGCACATCAGGTTAGTAATTTATCAATCTACTTTTGAGGGTTCGTAATAAAGACTAAAGTCCTTACTACGAACTTGCTTACTTGATAACTGGTCACTCTTAAACCAGCGCTGCTGTTGCCTTGACTGCAAAAATTTTCTCAATCACATCTTCTACTACCTTATCTGGTGTGGAAGCACCAGAAGTAATTCCCACAACAATTTCTCCATTTGGCAACCAGTTTTCTGTAGTTATTAACTGCCCATTTAATTGCCGATGTTCAATAGAATCTCCTGATTTAATCCGTTCAACAGTATCAATATGATAAGAAGGAATTCCCCGCTCAAAAGCAATTTGTTGCAATTGAGTAGTATTCGATGAATTAAACCCACCAATTACTACCATTAAATCTAAATTATGTTCTACTAACTCCAACATTGCATCTTGACGTTCTTGAGTGGCATCACAAATAGTATTGAAGCTTTGGAAATGCTGATTTAACTCGGTGGGGCCATACTTATGTAACATAGTCCGCTCAAAAATCTTGCCGATTTGCTCAGTTTCGTCTTTTAGCATCGTAGTTTGGTTAGCAATACCAACTCTTGCTAAATCTTGATCGGGGTCAAATCCTGCTGAACAAGCTTTAGCAAATTTTGTTAGAAATTCTTCACGGTTGCCACCATTAATAATATAGTCAGCAACATATTGCGCTTCTTGTAAATTCAACACAATTAAATACTTGCCAGCAAAGGAACTAGTCGCAACTGTTTCTTCGTGCTTATATTTACCGTGAATTATTGATGTATAATCAATTTTTTTGTGCTTTTCTACTGTATTCCAAACTTTAGATACCCAAGGACAAGTTGTATCAACAATTTTGCAGCCTTTATCGTGAAGTATCTGCATTTCTTGAACGCTAGCCCCAAAGGCGGGTAATATCACTACATCACCAGTACCAACAACAGAAAAGTCTTTATTCTTTCCTTCGATGGGAATAAATTCGACTTCCATCTCCTGCATACGCTGATTTACAGAAGGGTTGTGGATAATCTCGTTAGTAATCCAGATGTGTTCTGTAGGGAAGTGCTGGCGGGTTTCGTAGGCCATGGCCACAGCGCGTTCTACACCCCAGCAAAAGCCAAAAGCTTGTGCTAGTCGGATTGTCACATCACCTCGTTGTAGAGTGTAATTGCGATCGCGGATTTCTTGAATCAAGTTACTCTGATACTCAGATTGCAGCTGGGTAGCAACTTCTGCTTGATGACCAAACCCCTTGCGATTGTAATTTTCGGAATGTTGCAGGCTGCGCTTAAAAGCTTTTGTATCCATTAGATTTGTCTATTTAAACCACTATTTCTTATTTTCTCGCGCCCAGACGCGATTTATACAAAGTTGTATTCAAAGATATTACTTCTTTTTGTCCTTTATTCTTTTTCCCGTGAAGGATATTAACGCTGGGGTTTTAATTCGATTTCACTATATATCTGCAATGCAGAACGCCAAACTATATAGCCTTCAGGACTTAAATGCAAGCCATCAGTAGTGAATTCGCGGCGGAGATTTCCTTGCTTGTTGGTGAACAGGGGATATAAATCGAGATATTTCACACCTTTTTTGGTAGATAGGCTTTGCAGTTGCTGATTCAACTCGCGAATGCGACTATTTGCAACAGTCAGAAGTTTATCTCGTCCTTTCCAGGTTGCTTCTTCTGCGCCATGTGGCAAAATCGATTGGACAACAATTTGCGCTGTGGGATGATTCTTTCGTAGGTAATTGATAATTTGACGCTGATTATCTAAAATTACCCTGTCGCTCACCCCCCGAATTAGGTCATTAATGCCAATCATCACAAAAATCACCTCTGGCTGGGTGCGGTCAAATATCTCCAATCTTTTCAAAAGTCCATTACTGGTTTCGCCAGAAATTCCTTGATTGAGCCAATTTTTCCCTTCGGGTAATAACTCAGGCGGAAACCACAAACTCAAAGAATCTCCCACCAGGATCGTTAAATGCGGCGGACGTTGGTCTGCGGCTACCTTGGCTTCTTGCATGAGGATGTCTACCCACTGCTGGTAAGAGAGTTGGTGATGACGACCTAAATCAGGTGTAGCAATTTCGGGTGAGAAGTTACGGCTGATTGGCTCTGGGGATGTTACTATCCCAAAAAAAGCGGACAATCTCTGCTGTTGCCAAATCAGCAGGATGACCGCCAACATTAGGATGCCGTTGGTTAACAGCGAGAAAAATGCCCAGATAGGAAAGGTTTTTACAGATGTAGACACGACTAGCGAAATTTACCAATTATTTGAATCAAATTTTAACGCTAGCGATCGCAAATTACACAATCTTAAATTGGGAAATGGGGAATGGGGAGTGGGGAGTGGGGAATGGGGGAGAATAATAACTCCAAACTCCAAACTCCTAACTCCAAACTCCAAACTCCTAACTCCAAACTCCAAACTCCAAACTCCAAACTCCCCACTCCCTACTCCCCACTCCCTACTCCCTACTAAGTGGGACGATCGCCAAACTCGGAGTTGTAACCTTCTTCGCCGTGTTCGTTGATATCCAAACCTTGCAATTCAGCTTCCTCTTTGACTCGCAGCCCGACTGTAGCATCGATAACCTTGAGAATAACCCACGTACCAACACCTGCGATCGCATAAGCAATGGCAATTGCTACTAGTTCAACTCCCAATTCACCAAAATTACCACGTAACACTCCGTCTTTACCTCCGCCGTTGACTTGAGTTGTGGCAAAGATGGCTGTTAAAATTGCCCCCACTGTCCCACCAACACCATGCACGGGATAGGTATCTAAAGCATCGTCAATTTCTAGCTTGTGCTTGAAACTCACAGCATAGAAGCAAACAAAGGCGGTAATGAAACCAATTAAAATCGCTGATAGCGGTGTGACAAATCCGGCGGCGGGAGTGATACCCACCAAGCCAGCAACGGCTCCTGTAGCTGCTCCTACTGCGGTTGGTTTACCCCGTAAAACCCCTTCCAAAATTAGCCACATTAATGCACCAGCCGCCGCAGCTGTATTAGTGGCAACAAAGGCTGTTGTTGCTAAATTTGTTGTTAAGTTCCCAGAAGTTCCACTAGCAACAGATAGGGCACTCCCAGCATTGAAGCCGAACCAGCCAAACCATAGCAAGCCAGCACCCAGCAAAATGAAGGGGACATTGTGCGGCGGGCTAAGACGATCTGGATAGGTTTTCCGAGGCCCAAGAACGATCGCAGCTACTAGGGCTGAAACGCCAGAACTAATATGAACTACTGTACCACCGGCAAAATCCAAGGCACCCAATCCACCATACAAACCTAAAAATCCACCTTTCGCCCAGACCATGTGATCCAAGGGGGCGTAAACAAAGGTTGACCACAGCAGCACAAACAGCGAATAGGCGCGGAAACTCATCCGCTCTGCGATCGCCCCAGAAATTAAGGCTGGGGTGATAATGGCAAACATGGCTTGGTAGATCATGAATGCCTGATGGGGTATCGTTCCGGCGTATGAGACGACATCAGCATATTTGGGGTCTGCTGCTTTGAGAGCGTCTTCATAAGGCAGATGCGGCAAGTAGCCTTGAGTTTCTAAACCAACACCGTTCAACCCGAACCACTGCAATCCACCGATGAACGGCAACCCTGGCGCAAAAGAAAGACTATAACCCCAGAGAATCCAGGTAACTCCCACGATCGCCATCAACACAAAGCTCATCATCAATGTGTTTAGGATATTGCGCGATCGCACAAATCCACCATAAAAAAACGCCAATCCTGGTGTCATTAACAACACCAGTGCTGCTGAAATCAGCATAAATGCCGTATCTCCAGTATCAGCAGCAGGTGGTGTTTGGGCGAAAGCATTGCCCATCAGTGGCCCTCCTAAAAACAGTAGGGTTATAGCCCCAATCATCACAACCTTCTTCAACACTTCTTTTTCTTCCTTACCACCAATTATTTGTATACTTAACTACATTTGATTACTTTTAGTTATACATTTTTGTGTTGAAAGTTACTTAACCTTAATTTTCTGGAAATGTTAACAAAAATATAACCCCGATTGTAGTTGCCAAGATTTTAATAAGGTGTAAACATGCAATGATTGCATGTTTATTTTTTGAATCAAGCGCTACAAAATTCTAAATTTTTAGTTACCTAATTGTTACAAACTAATATCCTTAAGGAAACTCCAAAAAATAAATTATTCCACATTAAAGTCGTTGACTGTTGACTGTTGACTGTTGACTGTTGACTGAAAACTCGTGAACCGTCAACACTCAACAGTGAACAATAGCAATGGAATATTTTTTTACTTGGAAGTCCCTAATGCCATAGAAAGCTAAAGCAATTCCACCCAATATGCCCCACCAAAACGGCTTACCTTCGCGCAACCACAACCAAATCAGGTAGCCGCCACCGATTTCCAATAAACCAGCCCACAAAAAATACAGTAGGGACTTAATCATTTAACAAATTTTTAATAAGGTCGAACTCAGTGAAATTACGCTAACGCTTTTAACTAAAGTGTTGTCATTAATTGAAGTAAGTTTGTTGAACTGGGCATTGGGCATTAAGCATTGGGCATGGGGCATGGGGCATTGGGCATTGGGCATGGGCACGGGGCACAGGGGAAAGAGCTAATTTTTTATTCTCCCCCTTGCCCCCTGCCCCCTGCCCCCCTGCCTCCCCTGTCCCCTGCCTCCCCTGCACCTCTGCTCCCCCATGTAGATAAGGCTCAAGATGAAAGCACCATTACCTGATAACGAAGCACAGAGAATCGAGACTCTTTTGGAGTATAATATTCTCGACACACCATCTGAAGCCGCTTTTGACGACCTCACCCGTTTAGCCTCGTATATTTGTCAGACTCCTATTGCTTTAATTAGCTTAGTTGATACAAATCGTCAGTGGTTCAAGTCAAAAGTCGGAATCGAAGCCCTAGAAACACATCGAGATTTGGCATTCTGTGCCCATGCTATTCTCCAGCCTGATGTTTTTGTTGTGCCTGATGCAACAGATGACGAAAGGTTCGCCACCAACCCACTGGTAACATCTGACCCAAATATTCGATTTTATGCTGGTGTACCTCTGACTAATCCTGAGGGATATTCGCTAGGAACTCTATGTGTAATTGACTATGTACCACGAGAACTTACACCAGAACAACTGGAGGCATTACGAGCTTTAGGGCGTCAAGTCATCAAACAACTGGAATTACGCCGAAATTTAGCAAGTTTGGTACTTGTAACCAAAAAAAGCAAACAGGCGCAGACGGTACACAAGCAATTTTTCCAAAAGATTGCAGCAGGTTTTGGTTTAGCATCGGCAATTTTAGTTCTGATCGGCGCGGTTTCTTATCAAAATACAAGAGTATCTACCAATAATCGCAGTATATTAAATAATACGTATAAAAAAATCAACAGTCTTGAAAAACTACACTACCAGATAAAGGATGCTGAGACTGGACAAAGTAGTTACATCTTCACTGGAAAACAAATTTATCTCAAACCTTATCAAGCAGCACTTGTTAACGTCGATCAAGAAATTGCCAACCTGAAGAGTTTGACAGCAGATCAACCGAATCAACAAAAGCAAATTGCAACGCTTGAATTTCTAATAACGGCTAAATTTACTGAACTAAAACAGACTATTGACTTGCGCCAAAACAAGGGATTAGAGGCGGCATTGCAAGTACTAGTGAGAAACGACGGGCAAAATCTCACCGATGATATCCACAAGGCGATCAATGAGATGGAAAACCAGGAAAGGGGACAACTCCAACAGCAGTTACAAGCAAAAAAAGCCACTACTCGCAACACAATTCTGACACTTGCGATCGCCATCTGCCTAAGTTTTATCGTTCTTGCTCTAGTCTACTACTTCATCTATCGTCAGGTGATTGAGCGCAAAAGGACAGAAGAAGCCTTAAACCAAGAACGCAACTTTATCTCAGCAGTCCTGGATACAGCCAGCGCCTTAGTAATAGTTGCCGACTCCCAAGGTAAAATTGTTCGCTTCAATCAAGCTTGTGAGCAAACAACAGGTTACTCCTTCGATGAGGTAAGGGGTAGGTATTTCTGGAACTTGTTCCTACTTCCTGAAGAGGTGGAGTCAGTCAAAGTAGTTTTTGAGCAATTGCTAACTGGTAGAGGCTTTCTAGAAAACGAAAGCTATTGGCTAATGAAGGATGGCAGCCGCCGACTGATTGCCTGGTCGAATACCTTCTTAAAAGACTATGAAGGATCGGTGGAATACATCATTAGCACTGGTATTGACATCACCGATCGCAAAGGCGCACAACAGCATCTAACTGCACAATATGTTGCAACTCGCGTTTTAGCAGAGTCCGCCACGATAAGCGAAGGGACTCGCCAAACCCTGCAAGGGATCTGCGAGAGTTTGGCATGGGATTTGGGTGAAATTTGGATGGTAGATGAGCAAGCAAATGTGCTGCGTTTTCTCGATATGTGGCATAAACCATCTCTTGATGTGCAAGAGTTTGCAGCCCTGAATCGGCAAACCACCCTTGCACCAGGAATTGGCCTACCTGGCCGGGTTTGGGCTAGTTCTGAACCTGTTTGGATCGCTGATATCGTTAAAGAACTCAGTTTCTTCCGCTTCAAAATCAGCGATGAAGTACAACTACATGCAGCTTTTGGTTTTCCGATCCGCAGTGGTCACAA contains:
- the cbiE gene encoding precorrin-6y C5,15-methyltransferase (decarboxylating) subunit CbiE, which encodes MTEKWLSIVGIGEDGLQGLSAIARSLLNQAKVIVGGDRHLSMLPTDDQREKLVWTSPISASVDEIIQRRGESICILASGDPMCYGIGVTFMRRIPVSEMTIIPAPSAFSLACARVGWSLTEVETLSLNGRPSSLLQSYIYPKARLLILSEGKDTPAIVAEILTNRGYGGSKITVLERMGGAHERIVEGTAASWSEVEVAALNAIAVYCIADPGVIPLPRLPGLPDNAYHHDGQLTKREVRAITLAALAPTPGELLWDVGAGCGSISIEWMRSNARCRAIAIEQNASRLIYIADNAATLGTPNLQIIEGKAPDALKDLPTPDAIFIGGGVTATGLFDVCWEALKPGGRLVANVVTVEGEQTLFQWHERVGGDLTRIAIQRAEPIGKFLGWRGMAGVTQLVVIK
- a CDS encoding 4-hydroxy-3-methylbut-2-enyl diphosphate reductase translates to MDTKAFKRSLQHSENYNRKGFGHQAEVATQLQSEYQSNLIQEIRDRNYTLQRGDVTIRLAQAFGFCWGVERAVAMAYETRQHFPTEHIWITNEIIHNPSVNQRMQEMEVEFIPIEGKNKDFSVVGTGDVVILPAFGASVQEMQILHDKGCKIVDTTCPWVSKVWNTVEKHKKIDYTSIIHGKYKHEETVATSSFAGKYLIVLNLQEAQYVADYIINGGNREEFLTKFAKACSAGFDPDQDLARVGIANQTTMLKDETEQIGKIFERTMLHKYGPTELNQHFQSFNTICDATQERQDAMLELVEHNLDLMVVIGGFNSSNTTQLQQIAFERGIPSYHIDTVERIKSGDSIEHRQLNGQLITTENWLPNGEIVVGITSGASTPDKVVEDVIEKIFAVKATAALV
- a CDS encoding SGNH/GDSL hydrolase family protein; protein product: MSTSVKTFPIWAFFSLLTNGILMLAVILLIWQQQRLSAFFGIVTSPEPISRNFSPEIATPDLGRHHQLSYQQWVDILMQEAKVAADQRPPHLTILVGDSLSLWFPPELLPEGKNWLNQGISGETSNGLLKRLEIFDRTQPEVIFVMIGINDLIRGVSDRVILDNQRQIINYLRKNHPTAQIVVQSILPHGAEEATWKGRDKLLTVANSRIRELNQQLQSLSTKKGVKYLDLYPLFTNKQGNLRREFTTDGLHLSPEGYIVWRSALQIYSEIELKPQR
- a CDS encoding ammonium transporter; this translates as MIGAITLLFLGGPLMGNAFAQTPPAADTGDTAFMLISAALVLLMTPGLAFFYGGFVRSRNILNTLMMSFVLMAIVGVTWILWGYSLSFAPGLPFIGGLQWFGLNGVGLETQGYLPHLPYEDALKAADPKYADVVSYAGTIPHQAFMIYQAMFAIITPALISGAIAERMSFRAYSLFVLLWSTFVYAPLDHMVWAKGGFLGLYGGLGALDFAGGTVVHISSGVSALVAAIVLGPRKTYPDRLSPPHNVPFILLGAGLLWFGWFGFNAGSALSVASGTSGNLTTNLATTAFVATNTAAAAGALMWLILEGVLRGKPTAVGAATGAVAGLVGITPAAGFVTPLSAILIGFITAFVCFYAVSFKHKLEIDDALDTYPVHGVGGTVGAILTAIFATTQVNGGGKDGVLRGNFGELGVELVAIAIAYAIAGVGTWVILKVIDATVGLRVKEEAELQGLDINEHGEEGYNSEFGDRPT